A stretch of the Danio rerio strain Tuebingen ecotype United States chromosome 18, GRCz12tu, whole genome shotgun sequence genome encodes the following:
- the LOC571470 gene encoding protein phosphatase 1 regulatory subunit 15B (The RefSeq protein has 7 substitutions compared to this genomic sequence) — translation MERSASERTALRRFGDSGMMLLPWTKQILTVVWEHLRLLVQVICCTLMTVFQMFRFEVHLRITDETGQHIQHMTSSTGDPSDSFLLSSLFENNTNIVVGGSSPLSKFGRDPFDVSSHSRAVLSSLVSDELCCSLVDDLVSHATECLNDTEDLYIGDHSVWKHGYDWTVLGGSERKCGSESTCTFSAHVAGFTKEFVKHQKPISDPDSCALSKENVQSSRQVQSISHFSDSEFSWGSTDSSCFEGEREESDKLWDLLTKSTDPYHPLHFTACLSTVVTEKPKPEVVSKAESPIASQSTVSTSSDSSKPGSEDEEEEALWRSLSQNDDPYHPLNFRAPLQSSSVTPVPSKHDSPSNNMQNTPIRPLKSSRRSKPALLPNKVARHCCRKLSVETLSVVPWKRHVGVTSVQGNQKRSPRLKKVKFSPVVQVHKMRAWSFALQASRKGPWEELARDRDRFRKRIIDTEKAIGYCFSLSHREKVWAYRDTVQKK, via the exons TTTTCCAGATGTTCCGGTTTGAAGTTCATCTAAGAATTACAGACGAGACAGGGCAACACATTCAGCACATGACAAGTAGCACAGGAGACCCCTCTGACAGTTTCCTGCTCTCATCCCtgtttgaaaacaacacaaacattgtGGTGGGGGGTTCCAGTCCGCTTTCCAAATTCGGCAGAGACCCATTTGACGTGAGCTCCCACTCCAGAGCCGTCTTGTCCAGTCTAGTCAGTGATGAACTCTGTTGCTCTTTGGTGGACGACCTCGTGTCCCATGCGACCGAGTGTCTCAACGACACAGATGATCTCTACATTGGAGATCACTCTGTGTGGAAACATGGATATGACTGGACTGTATTAGGAGGTTCTGAGAGGAAGTGCGGTTCAGAAAGCACTTGTACGTTCAGCGCACACGTGGCAGGGTTTACGAAGGAGTTTGTAAAGCATCAGAAACCCATTAGCGATCCTGGTTCCTGTGCTTTATCAAAGGAGAATGTTCAGTCTTCACGTCAAGTACAGTCCATCAGTCATTTCTCAGACAGCGAGTTCAGCTGGGGCAGCACAGACAGCTCTTGTTTCGAAGGAGAACGTGAGGAAAGCGACAAACTCTGGGATCTTCTGACCAAGTCGACTGATCCATATCACCCGCTGCACTTCACAGCTTGCTTGTCCACTGTAGTTACTGAAAAACCCAAACCAGAGGTGGTTTCAAAAGCAGAAAGTCCCATTGCATCTCAGTCCACTGTGTCTACCAGCTCAGATTCTTCCAAACCAGGTTctgaagatgaagaagaagaggCCTTATGGAGATCCCTTTCCCAAAATGACGACCCGTACCACCCTTTGAATTTCAGAGCACCTCTTCAAAGCTCATCTGTGACTCCAGTACCTTCCAAACATGATTCACCCAGCAACAATATGCAAAATACACCAATCAGACCCCTTAAATCTTCAAGGCGCTCAAAGCCGGCTTTACTGCCAAACAAAGTGGCTCGCCATTGCTGCCGCAAATTATCAGTTGAGACATTATCAGTGGTGCCATGGAAAAGACATGTTGGTGTGACATCTGTTCAAGGCAACCAGAAGAGAAGTCCCAAATTAAAGAAG GTGAAATTTTCTCCCGTCGTACAAGTTCACAAGATGCGAGCATGGTCCTTTGCTCTTCAAGCATCACGTAAGGGACCGTGGGAGGAGCTGGCGCGGGACAGAGACCGTTTCCGGAAGAGAATCGGTGACACTGAGAAGGCCATTGGGTACTGCTTTAGTTTGTCAAACAGGGAAAAGATGCGGGCCTATAGAGACACTGTACAGAAGAAATGA